GGAAAACAAATTCCAAATATTCCAAAGTGCTTATTTAAgtcaaatatcacatttcaggGTGGTGTGACACTAAAACAATTTAAGTAATATACAACAACTATCATTTCTTTTACTGTAGACCCTCCCTTCTTCTCTGCTGAAACTGAATCAACTACAGGAATGGCAACTTCATAGAACTGGTTTGCTGAAAATACCTGAATTCATTGGAAGATTCCAGAACCTCATTGTGTTAGATTTATCTCGAAACACAATTTCAGAGATACCTCCAGGGATAGGtaagaaagattatttttattcctgtgcTATTTTATCTACCTGCAGATGTActttttattaagatttttttggATACATGGAATAAAGACCTCTTTATACAGCCCTCAACCTTAAGAAATTTTAAACGTTTAATCTAAATTGAAGCTTCTAGAGGATTCAAGTTTTCGATTTACTGAGGTGATTCAAGATGAGAGTTCAATGAGAGAAAAGCCTCTTTGGAAATATCCTGTAGATTCTCGATACAATATTGTCAGCTCAGCTATTTCTCTTAGGAATAGCTTCAATAGCCTTCCACAGGTTGAAggcaataaagaaaacaagaagattcctcagatgggaaaaaaaaatctgaatagaaaaTTTCTCAGAATTTTGTGTAGatgaaacagaatgaaaatagttttggattttttttttttcctattgcatGTATAAATTTGTCCCTTGTTTGAAGAAGGGACAGGACACAGACTGGGAAAAGGGAAAAACTAAGAACTCCAAATTTGCCAATACAAAACTGGCAAGTAAGTTATGCTGTAACACTTTAATaactataaacattattttatatccaACTCCTCTctattgtatattattttttataggaCTGCTTACTAGACTTCAGGAGCTGATTCTTAGCTACAACAAAATCAAGATTGTCCCCAAGGAACTAAGTAATTGTGCCAGCTTGGAGAAACTAGAACTGGCTGTTAACAGAGATATATGTGATCTTCCACAAGAGGTTAGAAAGATATAAATGCCTATGACTGTATTTTCCATCTGCAGTAGTTGACCTCTCAATGTGTGGTtgttaacaataataaaactaatgagaaaattctatgcatttcagaaaaaatattttgggaaaacCATTTCCATAAGTATAATGCAGGTTTTTAATTGGAGAAAGATTTAGTGTAAAAGATACTTCTATTATTATCACAGTACTGACATCATTTGTTAAACTGTGATCTCCTGGAAGACCAGGGTGAGAGTTGTATTATAGTCTCAGAATTGAGGGCAGAGCCTAGGTTGTAGTGATtacttaaatgtttttttaattaataaatggttATCATAAAGCACAGACAATGTGGTGATAGCAATAGGACTGGAATGCCTTCAAACTTTGATTTGGTATGATGTCTTGTTATTGGTTAAACCAAATtgatcatataaaaataaagacatttgtattactttttgaaaatatttaatgctcTTAGAATCAGTGAAGAAGTTTCCATGGGGCTTTGGTTTTGAAAACAATGACTCTACAagataaaagttaagaaaaataataaaataaaatagactattCCCTTCTCCCACTTTATCTTAATTAGTATATCAGACTTCTCTTCCAAAACAGCAAACTTGTCACCAACAATTGTTGCTCTTGCAAATAAAAcacagtatatacatatacattatatcttCTAATAGTTCAATTTCATGAAATGTATACCCTTGTGTATTAATctcttctcacactgctgataaagacatactcaagactgggtaattaataaagaaaaagaggtttaatggactcagtttcacgtggctggggagacctcacaatcatggcagaaggcgaaaggcatgtcttacatggcaagagagaatgagaaccaactgcaaagggaaaccccttataaaactatcagatctcatgaggcttattcactcctatgagaacagtatgggggaaaccacccccatgattcaattgtctcccaccaggtccctcccacaacacatgggaattatgggagctacaattcaagatgagatttgggtggggacacagccaaactataccACTTTgcatacaataaaaatgataatatggGTAATTTCTTACACATACAAGagggtcaataaatattttatttctaactcatatgtttttgtttctgtgctgGCTCCATTATTATAAAAGCTATGTGATTTTGTACAGTATAACCAGtcttttttttgggacagggtctcactctttcacccaggttggagtaccgTGGTGttgattctggctcactgcagcctcaacatccggggcccaagcaattctctcacttcagccccctaagtagctgggaccaaaggcttgtgccaccatgcccggctaatttttaaattattttgtagaatcagggtctcactatgttgcccaggttggtctcaaactcctggactgaagtgatcctcctaactAACAATTTGCCtaccaaaatgctaggattataggcatgagctacccctTTCCTCCACCACTATTATTTGGAAGTTAAATTTTGAGTTTTCCCATACAATTCTCAACTACTGGATCAAAGGAAAACATGATAATGGGTGCTTACTCTCAGCGAAAAAAGGGTTTTGCCAGGCACATTCTATAAACCCTGGAACCTGGTGATTATGAAAGATAAATTTTCTTCGAATAGATGAACTTTCTATGAGAGTTTTACCCTTCCCTGGAGGTTATttagctttatatttatttttaatttgttgtggACTACTATGACTAAATAAAGCCCAAGTAAAATGTGAACATTCCTGGATGTGAAATATCGCCTTTACCAACGTGAGTCTTTTAGTAGTTTACATTGTGGACATTTAGTTTGAaaaactttgcttttttcttcagcTCAGCAATCTGCTAAAACTTACTCACCTTGATCTGAGCATGAACCATTTTACTACAATCCCTCTTGCTGTGGTGAATATGCCTGCCCTTGAGTGGCTGGACATGGGAAGCAACAAACTTCAACAACTTCCTGATACTATAGAAAGGTAAAAGAAATAACTCTTTATGCTAATGATAAATGTCTTGAAAcgtcttataaaaaaaaaactaagcaagACAAATGGGATCTCGAGCGTAATCAATCATGATAGGTCCAACTAGTTTGAAATACACTGTTttaacagaatattttcatttgttccaaGTAAGTAAAAGGgtttgggaagaagaaaaaactggcttttttcttcttcttcttttttttttttttttgaggcagagtcttgttctgtcgcccggactggagtgcagtggccagatctcagctcactgcaagctccgtctcccgggtttacgccattctcctgcctctgcctcccgagtagctgagactacaggcgcccgccacctcgcccagctagtttttgtatttttagtaaagacggggtttcaccatgttagccaggatggtctcgatctcctgacctcgtgatccgcccgtctcggcctcccaaagtgctgggattacaggcttgagccactgcgcccggccaaaactggCTTTtttcaagtgatccaactgcctctgccttccaaaattctgggattacatgcatgagccaccacgcctggccaaaactgGCTGACTCTGAGAAATTAACAAGAATATGCCACAATAACCACCTTGCTTAGTATATGCCAAGCACTTCTATGCACTTTACAAGCGGATGAAGAAACTAATGACAGAGATGTTAGCTAACTTGCTCAAGTTAGTAAGTGGGcaagctaggatttgaacctaggcagccTGGCCCCAGAGTCCATGATGTTAAGCATTATCCATACTGCTTTGCTATAAATGGGCATATGAATCATTTGATTGCTCTCTTAAGACTCTAACTCAGATTAGGTAACATTAACAGCAGTTCTTCTTCAAGAAATCCTATGAGAATAGTGAAAGAATTCTAGAATATGTTGATTTGATTTCATTTCTATTGCCATACGATATAAGAGTTGTACTGTAGAGATGAATTTCCTGATGTGGTTTCTCTAATAACCAGGTAATGTGATGTCAGTTAACTCAGTAAGTATACTGGTTAAATATGTTGTAAAAGACATTTGATTTTTACATAAGAAccaaaggctgggtgcagtggctcacgcctgtaatcccagcactttaggaggctggggtgggagggtagcctgagctcaggagttcgaggccatcctgggcaatatgatgagaCCCCTgcctcttaaaattattttttaaaactccaaaacCAATGTTTTCATATTATACGTAATTAATTGCAGAAACCTTAATTTTTCAGAATGCAAAACCTACATACATTATGGCTGCAACGAAATGAAATAACATGCTTGCCTGAAACAATCCGCAATATGAAAAATCTGGGTACTCTTGTTCTCAGCAACAATAAACTGCAAGATATTCCAGTATGCATGGGAGAAATGGCAAATCTGAGGTAAAAAGTTATAGGCACAAAAGTGAAAAACCTTGCTTTCTGGCTGCAGAAAAAAGTAATGTAGAGAGATTGTTAttaataaatttcagttgttatTTACAtgaatggatattttaaaaatcttttccaaTGTTGAAATTCTATAATTTGATGAATAGGATTTATATAACACTGGTCTATTCAAGAAAGAATCCTTAAAACTAAAGCAGTTTGGGATTTATCAGCTTTAAGAAGTGTCCTCCATTTTAGAtgtttatcaaaggtcttttatgggaaagaaagtaaatgtatgaaataataaatgcGTGACATGGTAATGTTGGCTCTGAACAAACTTTCGAAAACTTGGTTGACAAAATTTTGAATCAACTGAAAAAAGCATGACTTGAAATCTCTGAATGCCTTAGTTCTCAGTATTATAGATAATAAATTCTTTATtgaatttcttattaaaatatgtagttttaaagacttttttgacagtattatgtaattttttagCATGGGTAGATGGGAGTGTCACTTGTATGTTATCATACAGCTGACATGTATTTTTGTCATCTTAGTTTCATGCTATGTATGTACCATAACCAACCTATTGCCTATGAGAAACATGTAAGATAATTTACAGCCATTGTTACAAGTTTATAGTGTATTTTTCTATCTTGTTTTACAAGTATGTTATATAAcattcaaaaagaattttttcttgATTGAGAAAAGGATACAAAATGCAAAATCCACAATTTTGATAACTGAAAATTGCCAATTGTTTTGCAGTACTTTATTATATTGGGTGTCTTGTCTTTTTGGGGCTTTTAGCTAGCTAACGAATGAATACATTAGACAGTTTTGGGTTTTAGTTGGGATTTTACATAGCTTGCCTTTTAATTCTTTGGTTCTTTGCTGTTTCTATTAACCCGcagcattattttaataaatgttataattccaacctaaaaaaaaaaaatgtcctctGTTGGTGACAAATTCATGAAAATTATACAGCTAAAAAAACTTCATTCACAACATAAAAATCAAAAGCGTAAAAGTGTTTATTTCCTAAATAAGTACAAATGGAAACAATTATGTTACCGATAGAAAGCAGATAtattagtcaggagtggtggtgcatgcctgtaacagctactcggaaggctgaggctggaggatcgcttgagcccaggagtttgaggttgcagtgagccaagattgcgacactgcactccagcttgggaaacagagactatttcttgaaaacaaaaaacaaaaacaaacaaaaaaccactagATATAACTTTTTATTAAGTACTATCAAAAAACTGtcaagtattttttctctttaaaaattattttagattattttaggttgcttgtacatcttcttttgagaaatatcttttcatgtcctttgcccgctTGTGGGgttgtattttttcttgttgagttgtttgagttctctgtagattctggacTAAtgtagttctttgtcagatgtataatttacatatattcccattctgtaggttctctattaactctgttgattatttcttttgctgtgcggaagtttttctaattaaatctcatttatctatttttgggtttgttgtgtttgcttttgaggtcttcatcataaattctttgcctaagccaatgtccagaagagtttttcctaggatttcttctaggattttttacTGTTTCAGATGTGACATTTAAGTTTTAACCCATCTTGAAAGCTCCCTCAAGCATTTTTCTTCCAAAGCTTAATCTTCTGACAATTGAGAATAAGAGAATACCCACTAAAACCCAAAACTTCCATAaccaaataattcatttattcacttgttcAGCAACTACCTGCCTTGTACTGGGTGGTGAAGACACAATGATAAGTAAGATGAAGGTATATAAAATATGCAGAAACTAAGTTCATAGCaccaattttatatttaagatatGTTAACATTGCTCTTAGAAGTTAAGCTGTATTGCATGAAATATGTgctgtaggccgggtgcggtggctcatgcctgtaatcccagtactttaggaggctgagacaggcagatcacttgagggcaggagttcaagaccagcctgcccaatatggtgaaaccctctctctactaaaaatacaaaaattgtctgggTGTCGTGGGTGTGAGCctctagtaccagctacttgggaggctgagacattagaatcactagaacccaggaggtggagggtgccatgagtccagatcatgccactacactccagcctgtgcaactaGACTAACCAGTTGCTTTTATAAGCTTTGAAAGTAAGTTGTCTAAAGctagtgtttttttctcttaggaaaaagaaaaaacatagatTCTTGAGATATATCACATCTCACCAAGGTGTTCAGTTATTGAAACCAGCTAAAAAAGTAATTTAGTATATTATCATTTGACCTTTCTCCAGGGAAATAAATGTACACTTCCATGACACctataaaaatactgttttttgatGAACTGCTAGGTTTGTCAACTTCAGAGACAACCCACTGAAATTGGAAGTATCACTTCCTCCCAGTGAAGGCACAGATGAAGAAGAGGAACGGGAATTATTTGGCCTTCAGtttatgcacacatacatacaagaGTCACAGAGAAGAGCAGGTATAAGATTTGTATATAACACAgattaaatgttcttttttggTAATGTGTATATCACTAACTGCTGCCTTTTGATTAATTCCTTTATATATTTCTCATTCCATCTTAAGTTTTCTGTCAAATTCTGTTCTCTTAGTCAATATtgtgggaagaaaaaaagtgaaatggagAGAGGGGTTGTAAAGATATTCAAAGTCTTTCAAGTGGGGGAAGGAAATAAATCCTTTGGCTAAGCATATTAAGTAAAACCAAGTGAGTGAAGATGTGATTCTTAAAGCTTTGCTACCTCATTCTACCAGCTTGCCACACATAGCAGTTTGACCATGAACTGACCTTCCCTGTCATtccacaaatagaaaaaaaaaaaaaaaaaaaaaattacctaggaatgaaaaatattaagagaacagtgttttttttgtttttgtttttgtttttttagagatgaggtcttactattttgcccaggctggagtgcagtggctattcaaaggcacaatcatagctcactgtttgttggccttgaactcctgggctgaagagatcatcccacctcagcctctggagtaactggggctattagtgcatgccaccatgtctggctgagaATACAGATTTTAATCAACGAAGTGTGAGGTTTTGATATAGAGATTTCAATCACTTAGTCTCTGATAATTTTGAATTACaccattttttttaatcaaggagGGGCTTTAAGCTAAACCAAGATCAGGGGAAGAGGACAAAGTGCACaattatttgttaataaaaacaatgaaacaatagTAATAGAAATCATGGTCTTCTAATtgtaaaatgttaactttttaacTTAAAAGGCAGATTTTAGTTCAACCTAATGCAACAACTAGTTAGTTTGAAAAATGAGTATAACTGAGAAGACAATGACAGAGTTTTTCAGCTAGAGGAAATAATTTTTGCTAACATTCAGCGGAGGATGTTTAGAAAATGGTGATTAGATTTATTGTAGCAAGGTCATAGATGCAATAACATGGAGACAGATTGGGGAAAGACAGGCAAAATCCTAATTGTAACCTAGTTTTGGAAAGCAGAGAGAGAATACATAAAAGATGATTAGGAGACAGAATTGGTAATTGAATGAAGATGAGAAAAGGGAGTTTATAATGAATGTTTTTGGTTTAGAGAGCGACTGGATAGATGGTGATGCTAAGATCGTGAATGAAGTACAGAAGTTGGGTTGGCGAGTAGAATCGGGTGGTAGAGGCAGAAGATGATTTCTAATTTTGgcagtcatttttcttttgaagagtttctctctggttgcccaggccagactacaatggcgcaatcttggctcacttggcaacctccgcctcccaggttcaagcaattctcctgcctcagcctcctgagtagctgagattacaggcatgtgccaccacacccagctaattttgtaattttagtagagacagggtttcaccatattggtcaggctggtctcgaactcctgacctcaggtgattcacctgccttggcctcccaaagtgctgggattacaggcgtaacccaccgcacctggcccttagCAGTAAATTTGATGCACTTGTGGAACATGCAAGTTGTGGTAATTGTGTAGGTGAATCTAAAGTTCAAGAAGAGGTTTGTTGAATCTGAAAATTGTGCAAGACAAGAAATAGCTGTATGCATATCCCACATAGTCACTTTCTCATGATATGTGAAGACAAATTAACAGTTAGGAAAACAATAATCCTGACCTAAGGATGGCATGTTGGAGGACAAACTTATCTTCTGTTAAGGTACTTGATACCATTGTCAGAAACATACTATTAAGCTAAATGGGCCACAGAACTGTTTCCGTATGATAATTCTTGGGTGTGTatgaatattttatgaaacataaatgagatTATGCCTGTTGTAgaatattgtttatttctgggcATAAATTGTTGAATGATGCAAAACAAATTTTATGACACAAATTAGTATTGcttgacacaataaaaaaaagttaattatataATGGTATAATATCTTCATTTAGGTTCCCTTCATTGGGGACATGGGTAactaacttaaaaaacaaactaccTTACTTTAATAGCATTTGACATAAAACTTataacaagggaaaaaaaagttaacactTAAAGAGATAATACAATCAAAGCCTATTACGTTATTAAAAATAGATTCACGAGTTACTACCACTACTATTTCCAGTTATTTATTGAATCTGTGCTTGGAACTGTTCTATGCATTTTACTTATGTTGTCTCCTTTGATACTCACAACAACCttgtgaggtaggtattattgttatcatcatcatccccattttaagaggaggaaattgaggcacaaagagattaagtggcatgcccaaggtcacacaactcaAAGATGGTAGGGTTGGCATGTGAACCGAGGCAGTCTGACAAGACATATGAGACTAAAGTCAGGAATTTTAAATTGGCTAGGCTTCTTATTTACAAATCATGTAATCATAGAACTACAGGATAAAAATAGTCACCTCAGAATATCATAATATCTAAAATTAGTAATTCTGAACCTTTGTCTTGGCAAATGTACCATAAATTAAgacaatttttacaaataaaggcAGAAACAAAATGGGGATAAGATGCAGAAGAGAATAACAGTCCTACCATATGTTTGGTTTAATATTTGTTTGTGCATAGAAACCAG
The genomic region above belongs to Piliocolobus tephrosceles isolate RC106 chromosome 1, ASM277652v3, whole genome shotgun sequence and contains:
- the LRRC39 gene encoding leucine-rich repeat-containing protein 39 isoform X2 — protein: MTENVVCTGAVNAVKEVWEKRIKKHNEDLKREKEFQHKLVRIWEERVSLTKLREKVTREDGRVILKIEKEEWKTLPSSLLKLNQLQEWQLHRTGLLKIPEFIGRFQNLIVLDLSRNTISEIPPGIGLLTRLQELILSYNKIKIVPKELSNCASLEKLELAVNRDICDLPQELSNLLKLTHLDLSMNHFTTIPLAVVNMPALEWLDMGSNKLQQLPDTIERMQNLHTLWLQRNEITCLPETIRNMKNLGTLVLSNNKLQDIPVCMGEMANLRFVNFRDNPLKLEVSLPPSEGTDEEEERELFGLQFMHTYIQESQRRADHQVNGSTTLPISINMDG
- the LRRC39 gene encoding leucine-rich repeat-containing protein 39 isoform X1, translated to MTENVVCTGAVNAVKEVWEKRIKKHNEDLKREKEFQHKLVRIWEERVSLTKLREKVTREDGRVILKIEKEEWKTLPSSLLKLNQLQEWQLHRTGLLKIPEFIGRFQNLIVLDLSRNTISEIPPGIGLLTRLQELILSYNKIKIVPKELSNCASLEKLELAVNRDICDLPQELSNLLKLTHLDLSMNHFTTIPLAVVNMPALEWLDMGSNKLQQLPDTIERMQNLHTLWLQRNEITCLPETIRNMKNLGTLVLSNNKLQDIPVCMGEMANLRFVNFRDNPLKLEVSLPPSEGTDEEEERELFGLQFMHTYIQESQRRAALQFYVCHGQILTIYTCMALEI